The window TTGCCGACGACGGGACGATTCTGGGTACGGCGAAGATGAACAGGAATCATATGGGAAACGGCTCGCACATCGCGAGCGCCAGTTACATGGTCGACCCCCGGCACGCCGGACGCGGCGTGGGACGGGCCCTGTGCGCGTACACGATCGACTGGGCCCGTACCGCCGGGTTCCGCGCCATGCAGTTCAACGCGGTGGTGGAGACGAACACCGCCGCGGTCGGGCTCTACCGCTCGCTCGGCTTCCAGGTCCTGGGAACGCTGCCCGAGGGCTTCGACCACCCGAAGCAGGGATTCGTCGGACTGCACATCATGCACCGACCGCTCTGACAGCACCGGTATCCGGTATTCGGCAACCGGTGTCCGATGTTCGGTGTCTCTCGGTCGGCGCGGCCGGCCTGCACGGTCGGCCGACTGGCCGAAACGGCTCGATCGGCACGTTCCGGCGTCATACGCTCACTTCGCGCCACCGCCGGTCCGGCCATCACCCCGTCAGCGCTGTCCGTCATGTCCCAACTGGTGATGGTGTGCCGCCAGTTGTGACGTCGAACGGTGTGTGGGCCGGGTGCACATACGGGGGACGAGGGCAGTACTGTGCGCCCCACCGCCATTCGGGCGATGAAACATTTGCGGAGGAACATTCCATGACCATACCCAGGAGATCGCTGCGTGCTGCGGGAACCCTCGCTGCCGCTGCGGTTGTCGGCCTGACCGGCGCGGTTCTCACCGCCGGCCCGGCCGCAGCTCACACCCCCACCTGGGACGTGACCTGTACCGAAGTGAGCCTTCACCTGACCGCGTACAACGACAAGGTCACCAACCAGGTGACCGTCACCGTTGACGGGAAGGACCTGCTGCCGACGGAGACCTTCGGCAGGGGGCTCGACAAGACGATCGAACTGCCCGCGCACGACAAGGTTCTGACGGTGCATCTGGTCGTCAAGGCCGGTGACGGCGCCCAGTTCTCGAAGGAGGACACCAAGCAGGCACCGGTCTGCGAGGGCGACACCCCGACGCCCACGGTGACGCCGTCCGAGACGACACCGTCCGAGAAGCCGTCGGAGAAGCCGTCGGAGAAGCCTTCCGAGTCGCCCACCACGGCGACGCCGGCCCCGAGCGACAAGCCCAGCGAGACCGCTTCGTCGTCTGCGCCCGCCGCAGCCGCGCCGAGTTCCAGCTCGCCGGATCTGGCCGAGACCGGTTCGTCGTCGGCGACCCCCATCATCGGTGGTGCGGCTGTTGCCGTGCTGCTGGCCGGTGGCGGCATCATGTGGTCCGTGCGCAAGCGTCGCACCGCTCAGCACTGACGTAGTCCGGCGGTCCCGGGCGCGTAGTGCGCCGGGGGTCCGGCAGGGGGCGTGCCGCATCGCTTTCGGCGGGGCGGCACGCCCCTCAATGCTGTCCGCTCGTCCTCCCGGTTCCGTCCGTCCCGCCCGCGGGTTTCACCGGCTTCCGGGCGTCCCTGTGCATGGGAGCGGACGTGGGTGGCGCGGCCGGGCCGATCTCGCACCACACCGCCTTCCCCTCGCCGCGGGGTTCGATGCCCCACCGCGTGGCGACGGCGTCCAGGAGAAGCAGACCCCGCCCTGAAGTCGCCGTCTCACCCGGTGTCCGGCGCCTCGGCCATACGCTGGAGCGGTCCTGCACGGAAAGCCGGACCCGCCGCACCGGTTCCGGCAGCACCTCCAGGGTGAGCACCGCGCCGCCCTCCGTGTGCAGCAGCACATTCACCAACAGCTCCCCGGTCAGCAGTTCGGCGTCGTCCGCGAGTTCGGCCATGTCCCAGTCGGCCAGGGCCTGGCGCACGATCGTCCGTGCGTCGGAGAGCCCCTGCGGGTCGGCCTGGTGGATGTACTGATGCAGCCGCGGGGCCCGCGGCGACCCGGGATCCGGGCTGCGGCGCAACACCAGCAACGCGACGTCGTCACCCGAACCCCAGCGCTCCCACAGCCGTTCCGACAGATGATCGGCAAGCGCCTCGGCCCCCGCCGGACCCGCACTCACCTCATGGATGAGCGTGCGCACCCCCGCGTCGATATCGGCGCCGGGCTCCTCGACCAGCCCGTCGGTGTACAGGACCAGTGTTTCGCCGGGGACCAGATCGAGCCGGGTCTCGGGGAACTCCTCGTCCCCGAAATCGGTCGAGATCCCCAGGGGCAGACCTCCACGTACCCGCGGGCTGCCGACCCGGCCGTCCATATGCCGGATCAGCGGAGCGAAGTGGCCGGCCCGCACCACCCGCACCGTTCCGCTACCGAGATCGACCTGGGCATACGTACAGGTGGCGAACCGGTCCGTGTCCAGTTCGGCGAGGAACCGGGACGCCCGGGCCAGTACCGTCGACGGCGGATGGCCCTCCCCGGCGTACGCACGCAGCGCGATCCGCAGCTGGCCCATGATCGCGGCCGCATGCGTGTCATGGCCCTGTACGTCGCCCACCACGATGCCGAATCGGGACTTCGGCAGCGCGATCACGTCGTACCAGTCGCCGCCGACCTGACGGCCACTCCACGCCGTGTGGTAGCGGACGGCGATCTCGCCGCCCTCGATGTCATGGATCCGCCGGGGCAGCATCGCGGACTGGAGACCGGTGGCGAACTCCCGCTCCTCGTCGAAGAGCGTGGCCCGCTGGAGGGACTGGGCGACGATGGCGGCCAGCCCCAGACACAGATTGCGCTCGTCGGCGCTGAAGGCCGTGCGCTCGCGGTAGAAGAGCGCCAGCCCGCCCAGTGAACGTGCCTGTGCGACGAGCGGCAGGTAGGCCGCGGCCTGAAATTTCAGCTGCCCCATATACGGTTCCAGCACCGGGTAGCGCCGCGTGAGCGCGCCGAGCGAACTCACGAAGTGTGGCCGGCCGCTGAGAATGGTATCGGCCAGCGGGAACTTCCGGTCGAGCCGGCCCTGTCCCAGCTCGTCGACGACCTCCAAGGAGTCGCCGCTCAGAGCGATGACATTCAGCGTGCTGTTGTCCATCAGCCCGAGCGCGAGCCCGTCGGCTCCCAGCCGTGCCAGCCCGCCCGGTCCCGTCAGCGCGGCCGTCACATCGTCCACGGTCACAGCCCGCGACAAGGCGCTCGTGGTGCGTTCGACGATGTCGGTCTGGCGCTGACGTCGCTTTTCCAGCTCCTGCACGAAGGCCGAATGGGTGACTTCCGCCGTCGCGTCCCGTACCACCCCGATCACCCGGCGCGCCCGCCCCCCGGAGCTGCGCAGGATGCGCGCCTGGATATGGGTCCACTGGTCGCCGCCGTGATCGAGCGGAACGCGGAAATGGACGCTGTACGTGTTGCGCCCGCCCTTGACGGCCTCGTCGATCGCCACATCCAGACGGATCCGTTCCGACGGCTCCAGCCGCTCCACCAGGGACTCCGGCCGTGAGTCGAAGGAGAACGGATCCAGGCCCAACACCAGCAGGCCTGCCTCGTCGACGTCCAGCGTCCGGGCATCGAGATCCCACTCGAAACTGCCGGTGCGGTTCATGGCAAGCCGCTCCGCCGTCCCGGTGTCGCCGTGGGGTGTCTTCTCGAACAACAGGCGAGGTCGGACGGGGATGATCGGTGGCCGATCGTGATCGGTCATTCCTGCTCCGAAGATCGTCCGGCGGGGCTGCCGTACTGCGTGCCCCAATTGTCGTGCCGGTTCGGTGCGGCTGCCACAGCGGAGATCTTCCCGGACGGTGTACAGGTCCCGGCCCCGTGGCCGGAACACCCCTCCGTACCAGGGCTCCGGGCCGCCGCGCACAATGGCAGCGGAAGGCCGTCCGTGACCGGCGGGCGGCACGGCACAGGGGCTGACCGGAGCGCACGCATGAACCACGAGGATCCCGTCCTGCTGCGCACCGAAGGGCGCATCCGTCACATCACGCTCAACCGGCCCCGGGCCCTGAACGCGCTGAACCACGCCATGGTGCTGCGCATGGGAGAGGCGCTCGACGCGGCGGAACAGGACGCCTCGGTTGCTGCCGTGCTGCTCACCGGGGCGGGGCAGCGGGGACTGTGCGCGGGCGGCGACATCCGCGCCATCCGCCACGACGCCATGGCCGGCGGCGGGACCGCCCTGGACTTTTGGCGTGACGAGTACCGGCTCAACGCCCGTATCGCCCGGTTCCCCAAGCCGTACGTCGCGGTCATGGACGGAATCGTGATGGGCGGCGGCGTCGGAATCTCGGCCCACGGCTCGATCCGGATCGTCACGGAGCGGTCGGGCATCGCGATGCCCGAGACCGGTATCGGGTTCGTTCCGGACGTGGGCGGTACATACCTGCTGGGCAGGGCCCCCGGTGAGCTCGGCACCCACCTGTCTCTCACCGGGGAAGCGGTCGGCGCGGCGGACGCGCTGCTGTGCGGGCTCGCCGACCACTTCGTGCCGTCGCGGGAACTTCCCGGCCTGATCGCCGCCCTCGACGCCTGCACCACGCCCGCGGACATCGCCGCGACGGCGGAGCGGTACGCCGTAGCAGCCCCCGGCGGCGAACTGGCCGCACATCGCGACTGGATCGACTCCTGCTACGGCGCCGACACCGTCGAGGAGATCGTCGAGCGCCTCGCCGATCGCGGGGTGCCCGCCGCGAAACAGGCCGCGGCGACGATCCTGTCGAAGTCGCCGACGTCACTGAAGGTGACGCTGGAGGCAGTCCGCAGAGCCCGGCGCCTCGACAGTCTGGAAGCGGTGCTCGACCAGGAGTACCGGGTCTCGTCCACCGCCTTCACCCGGCCCGACCTGGTGGAGGGCGTACGCGCCCAGATCATCGACAAGGACCGGAATCCGCGGTGGAGCCCCGCCGGGCTCGCCGAGGTCACCGAAGCCGATGTGGCGCGGTTCTTCGCACCGCTGGGCGGCGGTGAACTCGGACTCGGCCCCGGGGCCCCGGCGACCCGCTGAGACACCGCTCGCGTCAGAGGGCGTTGGGCCCGGTCACGGAACGGAACGGGATGCCCAGAAGGTCCGCGGCGGCCCGGAAGTCCTTGGCGCGGTGGCCGGTGCACAGCGCCCAGTGGTGACCGATGCCCGTGGCGGACCAGGCATCGGTCCACTCGCCGGGATCGAAACCGAAGTCGACCCGGGAGGTTGTGTTGCCGATCTCCAGCAGGGGACCGGGCACGACCGCACCCTCGGATGCGATCAGAACGAACGAGCCGTCGGCCTCCTGACCGATGCCGAACGTGGTGACAGGCCCGTGGGTGACGTCGAATTCGACACTGACGCCCCAGCCGCGCTTGCCGTGGTACACACCCAGACCGCGCAGCAGCGGTTCCTTCGCGCTGATCGCCAGGTGGGCGGGGCCGTCGTGCCCCATCTCCACGACCCGGTCGCGGAAGTTGAGCGCCTGTAGCTCGGTGAACGAACCGCCCGCTCCCATGGTGTCGGCGATCAGCATGGCGAGGCTGGTGCGCAGCTCGTACTCACCGGCCATCGGCACCCCACGGGCGGTCAGCAGCGAGGCGCCCAGGATCATGCCGGCGCCCAGCCGTTCATGGATCTCGCCCTCCAGCCCTCGGTGGTAGTAGGCGAGGCTGTCGAGCGCGAAATCAGCCACCAGCCGGTCGAGACCGACCGAGACACGGGCCGCCCAGGCGAGGTCGTCCTCGTCGACGGAACCGTCCAGGGTGAACACCTCACGTGCCAGCGCGACCCGGTCGGCGGTCTCCCCGTCCGTGACGGCCGCGACCCTGACCCGCAGGTCGTCGAACTCCAGGACCTCGACATGTCCGCCGAGCTGCGTGGAGACCAGCGTCATGTCGGTGGAGACGTCGAGCATGCCCGGGTACAGGTGCCCCATCAGCCCATGGCGGCCGTGACGCAGTGCGCCACGCACACCGGCGGCCGAGATCCAGCGGCCGATCCTGGCCCAGGCGTTCTCGTCGCGCAGATGACCGGAGACGGACCGGAACGGGATACCGCTGCGCCGGAACACACTGGCGACCTCCGGCAGTGGGCACTGACCGCAGTAGGCCAGCCACTCGCCCGTGCCGGTGTTCGGGTGGTCCATGGCCTCGGTCGGCTGGAGGTCGATCACCAGCACCGGTGTGTGGGTGCGCTGCGCGATCGGCAGCACCATCGAGGCGGTGAGGTACGTCGTCAGAAACGTCATCACCAGATCGCAGTCGGCCCGGCGCAACTGCTCCGCGGCCCTGGCGGACTCCAGCGGATCGGAGACGAAACCCGCGTCGACCACCTCGCAGCCCATCTCCTCGAACCGTTCGGTCACGAACCGCGCCGACTCCTGCAGCCGTTCGAGAAGGCCGGGGAACTGCGGCCAGTACGCGCCGAGCCCGCCCGAGACCAGGCCCACCCGGGTTCGTCGGCGCAACGTGCGTACAAGTGGACTGCCGGGTTCGGCGCCGCAGTCGTCAGACATCAGGACTTCCCTTCCTCGTCACCGGTCCCGGGCTGAGCCGGTCGTCCGCGCGGTCCCAGTCCTGTCGGTTTCCCCGGGGTTCGTAGTGCCGCAACTCCTGTGTACGGGCGACCAGTCGACGCAGGCCGGCGAGGTCGCCCACCAGACCGTGGGCGCGGGCCTGGAGCAGGATGTTGCCGAGCGCCGTGGCCTCGGCCGGCCCCGCCGTCACCGGCATCCCGCTCGCGTCGGCCGTCCACTGGCACAGCAGCTCATTGCGCGAGCCGCCGCCGACCAGATGGATCCGCTTCGGCTCGCGGCCCGCCAGCTCGGCGGCCCGGCGCAGCGTCCTGCGATGGGCCAGCGCCAGGCTCTCCAGCACACACCGCACGTACCCCCCGGGAGTTCCCGGAGGCGTCTGCCCCGTCCGCAACAGATACGCGTCGATCCTGGACGGCATGTCCCCCGGCGCGAGGAACGTCTCGTCATCGGGGTCGATCACCGCGGCGAACGGCTCCGCCGCGGCCGCGGCGGCCAGCAGCCCGGCCAGACCGGTGGCCGGGCCCCTGCGGTCCCACGCCCGGCGGCACTCCTCCAGCAGCCACATGCCCATGATGTTGCGGAGGTATCGGACGGTGCCGTCGACCCCGCGCTCGTTGGTGAAGTTCGCCGCCCGGGACTCCTCGGACAGCACCGGGGCGTCCAGCTCCAGACCGGCCAGCGACCAGGTGCCGGACGAGACGTACGCGAAGTCCGACTCCGTCGCCGGTACCGCCACGACCGCCGACGCCGTGTCGTGCGAGGCGACGGTCGTCACCGGGGTTCCGGCCGGC is drawn from Streptomyces brevispora and contains these coding sequences:
- a CDS encoding L-fucose/L-arabinose isomerase family protein, which gives rise to MSDDCGAEPGSPLVRTLRRRTRVGLVSGGLGAYWPQFPGLLERLQESARFVTERFEEMGCEVVDAGFVSDPLESARAAEQLRRADCDLVMTFLTTYLTASMVLPIAQRTHTPVLVIDLQPTEAMDHPNTGTGEWLAYCGQCPLPEVASVFRRSGIPFRSVSGHLRDENAWARIGRWISAAGVRGALRHGRHGLMGHLYPGMLDVSTDMTLVSTQLGGHVEVLEFDDLRVRVAAVTDGETADRVALAREVFTLDGSVDEDDLAWAARVSVGLDRLVADFALDSLAYYHRGLEGEIHERLGAGMILGASLLTARGVPMAGEYELRTSLAMLIADTMGAGGSFTELQALNFRDRVVEMGHDGPAHLAISAKEPLLRGLGVYHGKRGWGVSVEFDVTHGPVTTFGIGQEADGSFVLIASEGAVVPGPLLEIGNTTSRVDFGFDPGEWTDAWSATGIGHHWALCTGHRAKDFRAAADLLGIPFRSVTGPNAL
- a CDS encoding rhamnulokinase; translated protein: MAVNSLHDPAGDSVFAAVDLGATSGRVMTGRVGPGTLVLTEAHRFANTPVRLPDGLRWDVLALYQGMLEGLRAAGRGGQVASIGIDTWAVDYGLLDADGALLGAPFHYRDGRNSGMSERLPDGCGAAELYAVSGLQHLPFNTVFQLLAHRAGAQWEAARTLLLMPDLLVHWLTGSVGAEITNASTTGLLDARGGCWSDELIGRLGLARSLFPPLREPGDPAGTLLAHVAEATGLPAGTPVTTVASHDTASAVVAVPATESDFAYVSSGTWSLAGLELDAPVLSEESRAANFTNERGVDGTVRYLRNIMGMWLLEECRRAWDRRGPATGLAGLLAAAAAAEPFAAVIDPDDETFLAPGDMPSRIDAYLLRTGQTPPGTPGGYVRCVLESLALAHRRTLRRAAELAGREPKRIHLVGGGSRNELLCQWTADASGMPVTAGPAEATALGNILLQARAHGLVGDLAGLRRLVARTQELRHYEPRGNRQDWDRADDRLSPGPVTRKGSPDV
- a CDS encoding GNAT family N-acetyltransferase — translated: MLIREATTGDWPAVWPFFHRIVSDGETFTYPLDLGEFDAQDWWLLEPPNRTVVAVADDGTILGTAKMNRNHMGNGSHIASASYMVDPRHAGRGVGRALCAYTIDWARTAGFRAMQFNAVVETNTAAVGLYRSLGFQVLGTLPEGFDHPKQGFVGLHIMHRPL
- a CDS encoding enoyl-CoA hydratase/isomerase family protein, with protein sequence MNHEDPVLLRTEGRIRHITLNRPRALNALNHAMVLRMGEALDAAEQDASVAAVLLTGAGQRGLCAGGDIRAIRHDAMAGGGTALDFWRDEYRLNARIARFPKPYVAVMDGIVMGGGVGISAHGSIRIVTERSGIAMPETGIGFVPDVGGTYLLGRAPGELGTHLSLTGEAVGAADALLCGLADHFVPSRELPGLIAALDACTTPADIAATAERYAVAAPGGELAAHRDWIDSCYGADTVEEIVERLADRGVPAAKQAAATILSKSPTSLKVTLEAVRRARRLDSLEAVLDQEYRVSSTAFTRPDLVEGVRAQIIDKDRNPRWSPAGLAEVTEADVARFFAPLGGGELGLGPGAPATR
- a CDS encoding SpoIIE family protein phosphatase; this encodes MTDHDRPPIIPVRPRLLFEKTPHGDTGTAERLAMNRTGSFEWDLDARTLDVDEAGLLVLGLDPFSFDSRPESLVERLEPSERIRLDVAIDEAVKGGRNTYSVHFRVPLDHGGDQWTHIQARILRSSGGRARRVIGVVRDATAEVTHSAFVQELEKRRQRQTDIVERTTSALSRAVTVDDVTAALTGPGGLARLGADGLALGLMDNSTLNVIALSGDSLEVVDELGQGRLDRKFPLADTILSGRPHFVSSLGALTRRYPVLEPYMGQLKFQAAAYLPLVAQARSLGGLALFYRERTAFSADERNLCLGLAAIVAQSLQRATLFDEEREFATGLQSAMLPRRIHDIEGGEIAVRYHTAWSGRQVGGDWYDVIALPKSRFGIVVGDVQGHDTHAAAIMGQLRIALRAYAGEGHPPSTVLARASRFLAELDTDRFATCTYAQVDLGSGTVRVVRAGHFAPLIRHMDGRVGSPRVRGGLPLGISTDFGDEEFPETRLDLVPGETLVLYTDGLVEEPGADIDAGVRTLIHEVSAGPAGAEALADHLSERLWERWGSGDDVALLVLRRSPDPGSPRAPRLHQYIHQADPQGLSDARTIVRQALADWDMAELADDAELLTGELLVNVLLHTEGGAVLTLEVLPEPVRRVRLSVQDRSSVWPRRRTPGETATSGRGLLLLDAVATRWGIEPRGEGKAVWCEIGPAAPPTSAPMHRDARKPVKPAGGTDGTGRTSGQH
- a CDS encoding LAETG motif-containing sortase-dependent surface protein, which encodes MTIPRRSLRAAGTLAAAAVVGLTGAVLTAGPAAAHTPTWDVTCTEVSLHLTAYNDKVTNQVTVTVDGKDLLPTETFGRGLDKTIELPAHDKVLTVHLVVKAGDGAQFSKEDTKQAPVCEGDTPTPTVTPSETTPSEKPSEKPSEKPSESPTTATPAPSDKPSETASSSAPAAAAPSSSSPDLAETGSSSATPIIGGAAVAVLLAGGGIMWSVRKRRTAQH